Sequence from the Campylobacter sp. MIT 12-8780 genome:
AATCTGTTTGATTTGAAAGTGGGCAAGTCGCATCTAAAGTAACTTTGTTAATATAGACATTTTCATCAAACCAAGGCACATATACAAGTCCTACAGGCGGTTTGTTTCTACCACGCATATCAACGCGTGCTTTAACCTTGCCACGACGCGATTCAACCCATACAAGATCGCCTTGTGCTAAACTAAGCTTCGCACAATCTTGTTCATTCATATAGCACAACGCCTCAGGCACAGCTCTATAAAGTTCAGGCACACGCATAGTCATCGTTCCACTATGCCAATGCTCTAAAACCCTACCTGTAGAAAGCCAGAAAGGATACTCAGCACTTGGACGCTCAGGAGCTTTCATAAATGGACGGAAGAAAATCTTTGTTTTGTTTGCAAGTGAGAATTTCTCATCGCCAGAAGTTGGAGCGATTAAATTTCCTCTTTGCAAGGCTTTATCAGCAGCTCCATAAAAAGCAAAGTCTGAATTTGGAGCTGCTTTTTTAGCATAATAATCAAATTTGGTGTTAAAACGCCACTGGGTTTCTTTGCCATTGACTACAGGCCATCTTAAGCCTCTTACTTGATGATAGGTGTTAAAATCTGCTAGATCGTGTCCGTGTCCAAGTCCGAATTTGCGGTATTCTTCCCAGAGGTATTTTTGCACGAAAAAGCCATAGCCTGTAAATTCTTTACCATCACTGCCTATAACCTTTCTTGCGTCACCTTTTACTTCGCTATTATCCACACCTTGCATTACAGCATCATCAGCGCTAAATTTTTTCGCATCTTCATTTGCATAAAGTACATCAAAAAGCGTGCTTTCTTCACTATAACCCATAGCCTTAGCTTCTTCTAAAACGCTTGGTAAAGTCGTTTTATCATCAACCTTTGTTTCTCCCCATACTTCTTTAAGTTTAAAACGTTTTGCAAATTCCATCATCTGCCAAGTATCACTCATAGCTTCACCTATAGGTAAGACTTGTTGTTTCCAGTGTTGGGTTCTTCTTTCAGCATTGCCATACGCGCCCCATTTTTCATAAATCATCGCGCTTGGTAAGATAAGATCAGCTACCTTTGCTGAAATACCCGGATAACTATCACTGACTACGATGAAATTATCCATAGTTCGTGCTGCTTCTATCCAGTGGTTTGCGTTGGCTGTATTTTGCCAAGGATTATTCACTTGTACCCAAGCAAATTTGATCTTGCCATCTTCTAAATCACGCATTATCTTAAGATAAGGAGCGCCCGGCTTTGGATTTAAGGTTTTTGCTGGGAGTTTCCAAATTTTTTCTGTGATTTCTCTGTGTTTAGGATTTGCTACAACCATATCAGCTGGTAAGCGGTGTGAGAAAGTGCCTACTTCTCTAGCAGTGCCACAGGCTGATGGTTGTCCGGTTAGAGAAAATGCTCCACTTCCTGGTTTTGCTTGCTTACCAAGTAAATGATGTACCATATACGCTTGCTCATTTACCCAAGTACCTCTTGTGTGTTGGTTAAAGCCCATAGTCCAAAAGCTCACAACTTTGCGGTTTTTTTCTATGTAAAGATTGGCAAGTTCTTGAAGTTTTTTCTTAAAATCTTCTAAGCTTTCATTATCATCACCTTTTGAAACCTTAGCCACATAGTCTAAAGTATAAGGTTCAAGGGCTTTTTTAAAGTCTTCAAAGCTGATTTCCCAGTGAGCCATAGCTGCACCTGCGTGCTTGTGTTCAAAAGTATCACCTGCTTTAACGCCAAGATAAGCTAAAGCTACGGCTTCTTCTTCATCAAGAACTATAGAGTTTTGTTTGGCGACTATATCTTTTTCTGCTTCTTTGAATTTTGGGTGGTTTGGATTGTTTCTCATACCATAACCAATGTCAGCATAACCTGTAGTGAAAATGCAGTGATTTTTGATAAAATCCATATCCAAAGCTTCTGGGTGATTATAGACTATCTCTCTAGCGATGTAGTTCCATATCGCTAAATCAGTATTTGGCTTAAAGATGATCTCACTATCTGCGATATGACTAGTGCGGTTTGAAAAAGTCGAGAGGTTGATAACCTTGACTTTATCTAAGTTTGAAAGTTTTCTATCTGAAACACGGCTCCATAAAATCGGGTGCATTTCAGCCATATTTGCTCCCCAAGTGATGATAGTATCGGTAAGTTCTATATCATCATAACAGCCTGCTGGCTCATCAACTCCATAAGTTTGCATAAAAGCTACAACAGCTGAAGCCATGCAGTGTCTTGCGTTTGGATCGATATTGTTTGATCTAAAGCCTCCTTTGATGAGCTTTACAGCCGCATAACCTTCTTGAACGGTGTATTGTCCGCTACCAAAAACAGCTATACCACTTGCACCAAGTTCATTGTAAGCCTTTCTAAACTGCTTTTCCATTTCATCAAAAGCTCTTTGCCAAGAAACTTGCTTGAATTTGCCTTTTTTATCAAATTCGCCCTTTTCATTGACACGAAGCAAAGGTTGCACCAAACGATCCTCCCCATACATAATTTTAGCATTAAAATACCCCTTAATGCAGTTTAGCCCACGATTTACCGGAGCAGCTGGATCGCCTTTAACTGCAACGATTTTGCCATCTTTTTTTGCGACCATGATACCACAGCCTGTTCCACAAAAACGGCATACTGATTTATCCCATTGCCATTGTTCTTGAGCATTAGCTAAAGCTGAACTTGGCAGACTCAAACCCGCAACGCCAGCAGCACTAGCAATAGCAGAGTTTTTGATAAAATCCCTTCTATTCATAAGAAAGACCTCCAAAATTTGATTTTCACTTCATTGTAGCAGAGTTTTTATTAAACGAATATAAAATGAATATTTTTCTAAGCATTATTTTTACATTTTTTTAAGGATTTTAAATTAAAGACTAGAATAATATTAATTAATATAAACAATATATAAAATTATCAAAATCACCACATTTTGAGTGCTTTTCAATGCTATTTTAAAGCAAGACATAAAACGGCACTAAATTTAAAACAACGCAAAAAAGAGCAAGCCATTTAAAACGAATGCTAATTAGAGCTAGTAATATATAGGCTAAGAGTAGGTTCAAGCTTATAT
This genomic interval carries:
- the napA gene encoding periplasmic nitrate reductase subunit alpha, giving the protein MNRRDFIKNSAIASAAGVAGLSLPSSALANAQEQWQWDKSVCRFCGTGCGIMVAKKDGKIVAVKGDPAAPVNRGLNCIKGYFNAKIMYGEDRLVQPLLRVNEKGEFDKKGKFKQVSWQRAFDEMEKQFRKAYNELGASGIAVFGSGQYTVQEGYAAVKLIKGGFRSNNIDPNARHCMASAVVAFMQTYGVDEPAGCYDDIELTDTIITWGANMAEMHPILWSRVSDRKLSNLDKVKVINLSTFSNRTSHIADSEIIFKPNTDLAIWNYIAREIVYNHPEALDMDFIKNHCIFTTGYADIGYGMRNNPNHPKFKEAEKDIVAKQNSIVLDEEEAVALAYLGVKAGDTFEHKHAGAAMAHWEISFEDFKKALEPYTLDYVAKVSKGDDNESLEDFKKKLQELANLYIEKNRKVVSFWTMGFNQHTRGTWVNEQAYMVHHLLGKQAKPGSGAFSLTGQPSACGTAREVGTFSHRLPADMVVANPKHREITEKIWKLPAKTLNPKPGAPYLKIMRDLEDGKIKFAWVQVNNPWQNTANANHWIEAARTMDNFIVVSDSYPGISAKVADLILPSAMIYEKWGAYGNAERRTQHWKQQVLPIGEAMSDTWQMMEFAKRFKLKEVWGETKVDDKTTLPSVLEEAKAMGYSEESTLFDVLYANEDAKKFSADDAVMQGVDNSEVKGDARKVIGSDGKEFTGYGFFVQKYLWEEYRKFGLGHGHDLADFNTYHQVRGLRWPVVNGKETQWRFNTKFDYYAKKAAPNSDFAFYGAADKALQRGNLIAPTSGDEKFSLANKTKIFFRPFMKAPERPSAEYPFWLSTGRVLEHWHSGTMTMRVPELYRAVPEALCYMNEQDCAKLSLAQGDLVWVESRRGKVKARVDMRGRNKPPVGLVYVPWFDENVYINKVTLDATCPLSNQTDFKKCAVKITKA